One genomic window of Salvia miltiorrhiza cultivar Shanhuang (shh) chromosome 4, IMPLAD_Smil_shh, whole genome shotgun sequence includes the following:
- the LOC131022510 gene encoding uncharacterized protein LOC131022510 yields MAFPILNLSRTSLKTFVFTALVNMSANCSSDRMKGSSMIPLSSFSLMKCRSISTCLVLSCCTGFSDILIAALLSQKSRLPLLGGKPISVSNLRSHRISVIPLFTPLNSASALDRATTFCFLLLHVTKFPPTKIPDNSQSCLHMLLLGFVHKLTYYSNCICDVGPCMGEIDEFPNKALVFSLIC; encoded by the exons ATGGCATTTCCGATACTTAACTTGTCCAGAACTTCTCTGAAGACTTTTGTGTTTACAGCCTTAGTCAATATGTCAGCCAACTGTTCATCCGATCGTATGAAAGGAAGTTCAATGATCCCACTATCGAGCTTCTCTTTGATGAAATGCCGATCGATCTCCACGTGTTTGGTCCTGTCGTGTTGTACGGGATTTTCAGATATACTAATCGCAGCTTTATTGTCACAGAAGAGCCGACTTCCCCTTCTTGGAGGAAAGCCAATCTCTGTGAGCAATCTCCGAAGCCACAGGATTTCAGTTATCCCACTTTTTACTCCTCTGAATTCTGCCTCTGCACTTGATAGGGCCACTACTTTCTGTTTTTTGCTTCTCCATGTGACCAAATTTCCTCCAACGAAG ATACCGGACAATTCTCAAAGCTGCCTCCATATGCTCCTTCTGGGGTTTGTGCATAAACTGACTTACTATTCCAACTGCATATGTGATGTCGGGCCGTGTATGGGAGAGATAGATGAGTTTCCCAACAAGGCGCTGGTATTTTCCTTGATCTGTTAA
- the LOC131022919 gene encoding ethylene-responsive transcription factor TINY-like, which yields MKQNTSAGGDEGVRVRRKTSSRGHHKFVGVRQRPSGRWVAEIKDSLQKVRLWLGTFDTAEDAARAYDKAARQLRGANARTNFELPQSGPGSAFPENAEPFSFDAMCRTDEADGLVGALMAKLFNKKSSRVLIQGNAPFAPRLDNFASKGDLRAPPSQATANRVHVSDRVDGPISDKNDIILNRKTDSVGPASSLEWLEGEPQLGWQPQMMSHVEEDPFLMSASKGCTWPAMDLAYNCNPLSEVIAINNQGRKDVQVDAASSSWAPLPPLEGRYGYQDSNNWVAANIGWELSELHYVVPSILS from the coding sequence ATGAAGCAAAATACATCGGCGGGAGGCGACGAGGGCGTTCGAGTCCGACGGAAAACGTCGTCAAGGGGCCACCACAAGTTTGTCGGAGTTCGCCAGCGTCCGTCGGGGCGATGGGTTGCCGAGATTAAAGACTCGCTACAAAAGGTTAGGTTATGGCTCGGGACGTTCGACACCGCGGAAGACGCGGCCAGAGCTTACGACAAGGCAGCTCGACAGCTGAGGGGCGCGAACGCCCGCACCAACTTCGAGCTGCCCCAGTCGGGCCCCGGATCTGCGTTCCCCGAGAACGCAGAGCCGTTCTCTTTTGACGCCATGTGCAGGACCGACGAGGCCGACGGACTCGTCGGCGCCCTGATGGCGAAACTATTCAACAAGAAGAGCTCCCGCGTGCTCATCCAGGGCAACGCGCCTTTCGCCCCGCGGTTGGACAATTTCGCCTCGAAAGGCGACCTGAGGGCCCCGCCTAGTCAAGCGACGGCCAATCGAGTACACGTCAGCGACCGAGTTGATGGTCCGATTAGCGATAAAAACGACATCATTTTGAATCGGAAGACTGACTCGGTGGGCCCGGCTTCGAGCTTGGAGTGGCTCGAGGGCGAACCTCAATTGGGTTGGCAACCACAAATGATGAGCCATGTTGAGGAGGATCCATTCTTGATGAGTGCATCGAAAGGTTGTACCTGGCCTGCCATGGATTTGGCGTACAACTGCAATCCTCTAAGTGAAGTGATAGCAATTAACAATCAAGGAAGGAAGGATGTACAAGTCGATGCTGCGTCGAGTTCTTGGGCTCCACTTCCACCTTTAGAAGGCAGATATGGATATCAAGATAGTAATAATTGGGTTGCAGCTAATATTGGGTGGGAATTATCTGAGCTTCATTATGTTGTACCTTCCATACTCAGTTAA
- the LOC131022481 gene encoding BEL1-like homeodomain protein 9 — protein sequence MAEGFEAYHVPQQSRRDKLRVVNHHPPGCVDSLQTCAALVPLYEPSLIPPDFINCATLQQRQSYNLAAAGVKEEGVNFMGFSGGMGANHMYADPQHLSVHLNPSTIHDIYASYRGGGVFDQPFHGGGDAPATPSGAGQSLSLSLSSHHSNLPLELNLQRYDSPVFSGGKVSEGYLVSCNGGAGAELSKSSVPLGPFTGYASVLKGSRFLKPAQQLLEELCDVGRGIYSEKSGADSSLLDPPPLESFSGSEIVDDSVANGDQTRKKSRLLSMLDEVYKRYKQYYQQMQAAVAAFESVAGLSGAAPFANLALKAMSKHFRSLKNAITDQLHFTSKSHGKINVDRDETQRLENSGRGSYGQRPFHAGFADQPVWRPQRGLPERAVTVLRAWLFEHFLHPYPTDTDKLMLAKQTGLSRNQVSNWFINARVRLWKPMVEEIHMLETRQSQKGSQREEGSDHLPTSCSVEGENASTSIQRSGDFPLKRCREDPTEAPGGGVGQQMKMPYDNLLHNPHHNMGAGLSSGGGGSSGVSLTLGLHQNGVGLPDSYPLNAARRFGLDSHGESYVVSGFAAQNRQFGRDIIDGQIMHDFVG from the exons ATGGCTGAAGGATTTGAAGCATATCATGTCCCACAGCAAAGCAGAAGGGATAAGCTGAGGGTAGTGAATCACCACCCACCGGGCTGCGTTGACAGCCTCCAAACTTGCGCCGCTCTCGTCCCTCTCTACGAGCCCTCGCTCATCCCTCCCGATTTCATCAACTGCGCCACCCTGCAGCAGCGCCAGAGCTACAATCTCGCCGCCGCCGGAGTCAAGGAAGAGGGCGTCAATTTCATGGGTTTCAGCGGCGGGATGGGCGCCAATCACATGTACGCCGATCCACAGCACCTCTCCGTACACCTCAACCCTAGCACTATTCACGACATCTACGCCTCCTACAGAGGAGGAGGCGTCTTCGATCAGCCCTTCCACGGCGGCGGCGACGCTCCCGCCACGCCCAGCGGCGCCGGCCAGAGCCTCTCCCTGTCCCTGTCTTCGCACCACAGCAATCTCCCGCTGGAATTGAATCTGCAGAGGTATGATTCACCGGTCTTCAGCGGTGGGAAGGTCAGCGAGGGCTACTTGGTCTCCTGCAACGGCGGCGCGGGGGCGGAATTGTCCAAGAGCTCGGTGCCGTTGGGGCCCTTCACCGGCTACGCGTCCGTGCTGAAGGGCTCCCGGTTCCTGAAGCCGGCGCAGCAGCTGCTGGAGGAGCTTTGCGATGTGGGGAGGGGGATTTATTCGGAGAAAAGCGGCGCCGATTCGTCCCTTTTGGATCCTCCGCCATTGGAGAGCTTCAGTGGGAGTGAGATTGTTGATGACTCCGTCGCTAACGGCGACCAAACTAGGAAGAAATCGAGGTTGCTGTCGATGCTGGATGAG GTTTACAAGAGGTACAAGCAGTATTACCAGCAGATGCAGGCTGCTGTTGCAGCGTTCGAATCCGTGGCTGGACTGAGCGGAGCAGCGCCTTTCGCAAATCTCGCTTTGAAGGCCATGTCCAAGCACTTCAGAAGCTTGAAGAATGCTATTACTGATCAGCTGCACTTCACATCCAAGTCCCACGGCAAGATCAACGTGGACAGAGATGAAACGCAACGTCTGGAAAACTCGGGCCGGGGTTCGTATGGCCAGAGGCCGTTTCACGCAGGATTTGCCGACCAACCTGTCTGGCGCCCTCAACGAGGGCTCCCGGAGCGTGCTGTGACTGTCCTTCGTGCTTGGTTGTTCGAACACTTTCTGCATCC CTACCCGACTGACACCGACAAGCTAATGCTGGCGAAACAGACAGGCCTCTCGAGGAACCAG GTTTCGAACTGGTTTATAAATGCAAGAGTGAGGCTTTGGAAGCCGATGGTGGAGGAGATACACATGCTGGAGACGCGGCAGAGCCAAAAGGGCTCACAGAGAGAGGAAGGGAGCGATCATCTGCCCACAAGCTGCTCGGTTGAGGGGGAAAACGCGTCCACTTCGATCCAGAGAAGCGGAGACTTCCCCTTGAAACGCTGTCGGGAGGACCCGACCGAGGCTCCTGGAGGAGGTGTGGGGCAGCAGATGAAAATGCCGTACGACAATCTACTGCACAATCCTCATCACAACATGGGTGCTGGTTTGAGcagtggtggtggtggcagtAGTGGTGTCTCGTTGACGCTGGGGCTTCATCAAAACGGTGTAGGATTGCCCGACTCGTACCCGTTGAACGCAGCGCGTCGTTTCGGGCTGGATTCACATGGGGAGAGCTATGTGGTGAGTGGATTTGCAGCGCAAAATCGACAGTTTGGGAGAGACATTATCGATGGGCAGATCATGCATgattttgttggatga